The genomic segment AGCGGAGCGCTCCGCGTCCCATGGTGGTCTTCGTCGATCTGGGCACGATGCTCTCCTTCGACCAACTCGCTGCCTGCCTGCACCGTCGCGGGATCGAGGTGGTCCACGTGACGGTCGCCGACAATCTCCTCGCCCGGGTCAGCTCACGCGTCCTCTATGACCAGAGCCACTACTTCAGCACTCCCGAGGACCTCGATTCGATCCTCGGGGCCCTGCCGGCCGAGCGGGTGGTGGACGTGCAGTGCCCCGAATTCCTGCTCGACGACGTGATCCATGCGGCTCACCGTGCGGGCTTCCCCGGAAGGGTGGTGGAGGCCTTGGAGCATCGCTTCACCTGGCGGGACAAATTGGTGGTGTCCAGGGCGCTGACCGAGGAAGGGCTTCCCGTTCCTCCCGTCGAGCCCCTGCTGGGCCTGTCTGGCCCTCAACTCGTGCACGACCTGGGCCTTCCCCTGGTGATCAAGCAGCGGATCGGGTCGGGCGGCGAGGGTGTGCGCATCGTCTTCGACGTCGCGCAATTGGATGGGGTCGTCGACGAGCTCGGCGGCGACCCGGAACAGCTCTACGCCGAACGCTTCGAACCGGGCGAGACCCTCTGTTATGCCGCCGCGCACCACGATGGGGTGGTGACGGAACACGCTGTCTATCGCACCATCCAGGCGACCGCCGCGGAGGGCCCTTCATCGACCATCGAGGTGACCGACGATCCCGAGGTCGCCCGCGTGGGAGATCTTCTGGTCAGGCAGATGAAGGGCCTGGGGCTGGTGAACCTGGACCTCGTCCGCGACAAGCAGGGCACACCCCAGGTCGTCGACGTGAATCTGAGGGCGTGGCACTCGATCGTCGCCCTCGGAGCCGCCGGGCACCACTTCGTGGAGTCCTACCTGGAGTGTCTGGGTGTTGACTTCGCCCAGCCCCGGCGTCCTCGGCCATTACACGGGCGCGAGGTGCACGTCTTCCCGGACCAGACTCCCCGAACGGGAGCCCGATGGCCCACCGTGCGACGCTTCGTGGGGGACTGGGCCGGACAGCGCCGCGTGCTACCTGCGAAGTATGTCGCGGTGCAGCTCCTGCTCTTCCTGCGTCGCCTCCTCTGAGCGGGCCGCGAGCAGTCCTCTCGCCGATCGGGCAGAATGGGGTGCGCGTCCGTTGACGCAGCCACCGCGCACGTCCCCTGTCTGGGCGCGCGCACGAAGAGAGGAAGCCCAGTGAGCACGATCACCATCCAACGCGAAGGCCAGACGACGGAACAGGTGATCGAGACCACCACCACGGGTCTGGACCTCTTCGGCGACGACCGCTCCATCGTGGCCATGCACGTCAATGGCGAGACCCAGGACCTCCAGCGAACCCTGCACGAGGGGGATGTCGTCGAGCCCGTGCTGATGACCAGCGACGAGGGATTGTCCATCGTGCGCCACTCCGCCGGGCACGTCACTGCCCAGGCGCTGCAGAGCATCTTCGTCGAAGCCAAGCTGGGGATCGGGCCTCCCATCAGTGACGGCTTCTACTACGACTTCCAGTGCGAGCCGCTGACCCCCGAGGACCTGAAGGCCGTCGAGAAGAAGGCCACGCAGATCATCAAGGAGAAGCAACGCTTCGTGCGCCGCGTCGTCTCCGAGGCCGAAGCCCTGGAGGCCGAGAAGGATGAGCCTTTCAAGCTGGAGCTGATCCAGGACAAGGGCGGCAGCAATGACGAGGACGGCTCCTCGGTCGAGGTCGGCGGCGCCGAGCTGACCATCTATGACAACGTCCGCCGCGACGGCAGCGTGGCCTGGTACGACCTGTGCCGCGGCCCGCACGTGCCCCACACCGGCTACATCAACGCCTTCGCCCTCACCAAGAGCTCCGCCGCCTACTGGCGCGGTGACCAGGCGAAGGCACACCTGCAGCGTGTCTATGGCACGGCCTGGGCCAGTCGTGAGGACCTCAAGGCCTACCAGGAGCGGCTGGCCGAGGCCGCCAAGCGTGACCACCGCAAGCTGGGCGCCGAGCTGGACCTGTTCAGCTTCCCCGAGACGCTGGGTGCCGGCCTGCCGGTCTTCCACCCCAAGGGTGGCGTCATCATCCGTGAGATGGAGGACTACGTCCGCCAGGCCCACGTCGACAACGGCTTCGTCTATGTCAAGACGCCCCACATCAGCAAGGAGGACCTGTTCTTCACCTCGGGTCACCTGCCCTACTACGCCGATGGCATGTTCCCCGCCATGGACGACAACGGCACCGCCTACCGCCTCAAGGCCATGAACTGCCCGATGCACAACGAGATCTTCCGCAGCCGTGGTCGCTCCTACCGTGAGCTCCCGCTGCGGCTGTTCGAGTTCGGCACCGTGTACCGCAACGAGAAGTCGGGCGTGCTGCAGGGCCTCACGCGCGTGCGCACCATCAGCCAGGATGACTCGCACAGCTATGTGACCCCGGAGCAGGCCCCCGAGGAGATCAAGCACCTCTTGCAGTTCATCTTGAAGCTGCTGCGCGACTTCGGGCTGGACGACTTCTACCTGGAGCTGTCCACTCGGGACGAGGACGGCAAGAAGAAGGACAAGTTCATCGGTTCCGACGAGCAGTGGGCCACGGCCACCGAGGTGCTGCGCCAGTGCGCCGAGGAATCCGGGCTGGAGTGCGTGCCGGACCCGGGTGGCGCCGCCTTCTACGGCCCGAAGATCTCCATCCAGGCCAAGGATGCGATCGGCCGGACCTGGCAGATGTCGACGATCCAGTACGACTTCAACCAGCCCGAACGCTTCGGCCTGCAGTTCACGGCCAGTGATGGCAGCCACCAGCAGCCGGTGATGATCCACTCGGCGAAGTTCGGCTCCATCGAGCGCTTCTTCGGTGTTCTGGTGGAGCACTATGCCGGTGCCTTCCCGGCGTGGCTGAGCCCCGTGCAGGTGATCGGCATCCCCGTCGCCGGCGAGTTCAACGAATACCTGGCCGAGGTGCTCTCCCAGCTGGAGAAGCGCGGGGTGCGGGTGGAGATGGACACCTCCGACGACCGATTCCCGAAGAAGATCCGCAATGCGACAAAGCAGAAGGTGCCCTTCATGCTGATCGCCGGTGGTGAGGACCGCGAGGCAGGTGCGGTCAGCTTCCGCTACCGCGATGGATCGCAGCGCAATGGCCTGCCGGTGGCCGAGGCCGTCGACCAGATCGTCGAATGGGTCGAGTCCCGTCGCAATGACTCGCCCTCGGCGGCCGAAGCGGAGGAATCCCAGGCGTGAGCGACGACCAGCCCCTGCTCGAGTTCGCCGATTCGATGGCGGGTGTCCCGGATGCCTTCCAGCGCTTGTGGACCCCCCATCGGATGGCCTACATCAAGGGGGATTCGAAGCCGACGGACAGCACGGAGAACCAGTGTCCCTTCTGCGTGAAGCCGCAGCGACCCGACGATGACGGGCTGATCGTGCACCGGGGCGAGACCTGCTTCGTGGTGATGAACCTCTTCCCGTACTCGCCGGGTCACCTGTTGGTCTGTCCCTACCGGCACATCTCCTGGTACACCGACGCCAACGAGGCGGAGGTTGCGGAGATGGCGGTCCTGACCAGGACGGCCATGGACGTGCTGATGGAGGTCTCCCGTCCGGCCGGCTTCAACATCGGGATGAACCAGGGGGAGGTTGCCGGCGCCGGCATCGCCGCCCATCTGCACCAGCATGTGGTTCCACGCTGGCAGGGGGATTCCAACTTCCTGCCGATCATTGCCCAGACCAAGGCCGTACCCCAGCTCCTCGACGATGCGCGCCAGGCGCTCGCTGCGGCGTGGCCGACGACCAGCAAGGACTGATCCGAATGGTTGAACGACTCCGCAAGGGCTATGCGGCCGCCATGACACCGGCCGCCCGTCTGTTCATGGCGCTGCGCATGACACCGGACATGGTCACCTGGTTGGGGACCCTGCTGGTGATCGTCGTCTCCCTGTGGCTCGTGCCCGCAGGACACCTGTGGCAGGCAGCACTGGCCATCACCTTCTGCGTCCTCACCGACGGGGTGGACGGCCAGATGGCCCGGATGACGAACCACAAGTCCGCCTACGGCGCCTTCCTGGACTCGACCCTGGACCGGGTGGCCGATGGCGCGATCTTCGGTGCCGTTGCCCTCTGGTATGCCGGGGGCGGGGACTCGGTCCTGCTGGCGGGAGCCGCCATTGGGGCGCTCGTCATGGGACAGGTCACCAGCTACGCCAAGGCCCGCGGGCTGGCGCTCGGATTCAAGGTCTGGGGTGGGCTCGCGGCCCGGGGCGACCGTCTGCTGGCGCTGTTGCTGGGCATGCTGCTGACCGGTCTTGGCCTGTGGTGGGCCATGCCGGTGGCACTGGGCTACCTGCTCTTCGCCAGCACCTGGACGGTCCTGCAGCGCATGGGCCAGGTCAAGCAGCAGGCCCGTGAAGCCGAGGCACAGGGCATCGAGGTCATCGATCCGCAGGCCACCGTCGCTGCCGAGCATGCCGGCGAGCAGACCCTGCACCGCAAGGAGCGTTCGCAGCCATGAGCAGGATGGGCCTCGCCCTGGCTGTGGCCGGTGACGTGCCACCCGTGCTGTGGCGGCCGATGGTGCAGATCGCATCGTGGGCCGTGGCCCTTCGGCCGCCTCGGCCGCTGCGGCAGTGGCAGCTCAACGCCTGCGTGGTGACCGGCACCATGCCCGGCCGCCGCGACACCGCCCGGGCAGCAGCCAGCTGGGCGCGCAATCTGTTCGAATCCACCCAGCTGGAGCACTGGAGCCATGAGGACATCCGGGCCAGCATCCTTGTCGACGACGAGGACCGGGCACGGCTGCTGGTCGCCCATCGCGAGGGGGGAGCGGTCATCGCCCTGCCGCACATGGCTTCCTGGGATCTGGCCGGTGCCTGGGCCTGTCTGGAGGGGATGCCGGTTGCCACCGTCGCCGAGGAGCTCGAGGAGTCAGAATTCGCCTACTTCACGCGTGTGCGGGAGCGGCTCGGGATGCGCATCCACGGACACCGCACACCCCACATCCTCAGCCTGTTGGAAGCCGATGCGCGCGATGGTCGGCTGGTCTGTCTGGTGGGGGACCGCAACTTCGGCCGCGGCGGCGTTCCGGTCTCCTGGCCCACGGCGACGGGGGCGGTGCGGGTGCGGATGCCGGGCGGCGCCGCGCACCTGTCTTTGACCACCGGCGCGACCCTGCTCGGTGTCGCGTGCCGCTACGAGGGCCGACGGATGCGGTTGGTCGTCTCCCAGCCCATTGCCGGCGGCGACGTGGCCGGCCGAACACAGGGGCTGGCGGACTTCTTCGCTGCCCAGGTCCAGCAGGACGTCGTCGACTGGCACGTCCTGGTGCGCTTCTTCCCCGGAGTGGTGGCGCGGTGAACGACTGCCTGCGGGTCGGCCTGGTCTGCCCGTATTCCTTCGCACGTGCCGGGGGCGTGCAGAACCATGTTCTCGGACTGGCCGGCTGGTTGCGTTCGCAGGGACACAGCGTCTCGATCCTGGCGCCCGGGCGGCCCACCGCGGCAATGCTGCACGGCGCGGGCCTCGGCGCCACGGACTTCACCTCCGCGGGCCCGGCCATCCCGGTCTCCTACAACGGCTCGGTGGCCCGGATCAACTTCGGACCCGCCGCCGCCCTGCGGGTGCGCGACTGGCTCAAGCACGGGCATTTCGACCTGGTTCACGTGCACGAGCCGATGACGCCGTCCATCTCACTGCTGGCACTGGGCCGTGCCCGGGTGCCCCTGGTGGCCACCTTCCACACGGCCACCCCCGGCTCTCGAACCATGGGGCTGGCCTACCAGCTGCTGCCGCAGGCCGCCGAGCGGATCGACCGCTCGATTGCCGTCTCGCGGACGGCAGCTCGGGTGGCCGAGGCACACGGAGGACCACGTTCGACGGTGATCGGCAATGCCATTTCAGTCCGCGAACACCCGCTGGCCGAATGCACCGCGCGCTGGCGGGCCGGCGACCATCCGCGAGTGACCTTCGTCGGACGCTATGACGAACCGCGCAAGGGGCTCTCCGTCCTGCTCGACGCGCTGCCCGTCGTGCGTCGCCGTCATCCCGACCTGCGCGTGCAGGTGGTCGGGGCCGGGACGGCCAGGAGGACAGCGGGGGTGCAGTTCACCGGCCCCCTGGATGACCGGGGCCGCAACGAGGCATTGGCCACGTCCGACGCCTACGTGGCACCACACACGGGACGAGAGAGCTTCGGCATCGTCCTGCTGGAGGCCCTGGCCTCCGGCGCGCCCGTGGTGGCCTCCGACCTGCCCGCCTTCCGCGAGGTGGTCAGCGACGAGCACGGCCCGGTGGCAGACCTCTTCCGCCCGGGGGACCCGCAGGCCCTCGCCGAGGCGCTGCTCACCAGCCTCGCGCGGCCCCGCGGCCAGTGGGAACGGCGCGGCAGGCGTCGCGCCGAGGCCTTCGACTGGAGCGTCGTGGGGCCCCAGGTCCTGGAGGTCTACCGCAATGCCGCGGGGAGCGCGTCCTCGGCGGCACCACGTGGGCGATCGCCTAGGCTGTGGGTGTGAGCAATTCCATCCCCGGGCCAGACATGCGCGGCGTGCGCCCGGCGGAGCGCTCCTATGACACGGATCGTGTGCTGACGCTGCCCAATGTGCTGAGCTTCCTGCGGCTCACCGGGGTACCCCTGTTCCTGTGGATGATCCTGGGTCCGCATGCCGACGGTTGGGCGGTCATCCTGCTGATGTTCGCCGGGTTCACCGACTGGCTGGACGGAACGCTGGCCAGGGCCTGGCATCAGACCTCACGGCTGGGCCAGATGCTCGACCCGGTGGCCGATCGCCTGTACATCGGCTCCACGCTCATCGCCCTGGCCCTGCGCGACGTGATCCCGTGGTGGCTGGTGGCCCTCCTGGTGGCCCGCGACCTGATGATGGTGGCGCTCGTGCCCCTGCTGAAGACCCGCGGCTACACCAGTCTGCCCGTCCACCTGATCGGCAAGGCCGCCACCTTCTGCCTGCTCTACGCCTTTCCGCTGGTGCTGCTGGGGGCCGGGGACTCGGGCGTGGCGACCCTCGCCCGCGTGGTGGGCTGGTCCTTCGCCATCTGGGGCAGCGCCCTGTACTGGTGGGCCGGCCTGTTGTATGTCCGCCAGACCTGGCACCTGATGCAGACTCCACGGATCCCGCGATGACCCAGCCCAGCCGTTCCCCTGCCGCGAGCATGGACCTGCTCGCCTCGATCCAGCGCAATGCCCTGGAACCGGACTACCGCCGGGCGCGTCCCGGGGGAGAGGCCGGGCGGCGGCCCGCACTTCGCGTGGTGGGCATCGCCCTGGCCACCGGACTGTTGGCGATGGCCGCAGCACAGACGAGCCGCTCTGCTCCCAGCGCCCAGGCCGAGCGCACCGAGTTGTTGGACAGGGTTCGCTCCGCGCAGGTCCGCCAGGAGGAGTCCGTGGCCCGGATCGCGTCCCTCGACGCCGACGTCCGCCGCCTGCAGGAGGAGAACCTCGTCAGCTCGCACGACGGTGACCAGACAGAAGGCATCGTCACCGGCCGGGTGGCAGTCACCGGCCCAGGAATCGTCCTTGACCTGGATGATGCCCTGTCGGCCACCGATGGCGCCCAGCCTGCACGCGTGACTGACCAGGACCTTCGTCGCCTCGTCAACGGACTGTGGCTCTCCGGTGCCGAGGCGATCGCCGTGAACGGGCACCGGATCACGGCGCGGACCGCCATCCGCCAGGCCGGCTCGGCCATCACGGTGGACTACCGTTCCCTCAACCATCCCTATCGGGTGGAGGCCATCGGAGATCCCCGGCAGCTGGGTTCTCGGCTGGCCGCCGCCCCGGCCGGCCACTGGTGGAACTTCCTCAAGGACAACTACGGCCTGGCATACCAGGTCACGACGGCCGAGGACCTCACCCTGCCCGCCGATCCCGGCCTGGGGGTCTCCAAGGCCCGGGTTGACCGATGACCACAGCTTCCGGAGGATCACGATGATCGCACTGCTCGGCCTCGTCCTGGGGGTCCTTCTGGGCCTGTGGTTGGAACCCAGTCTCCCCACGGCCCTGCAGCCCTACCTGCCGATCGCCATCGTCGCGGCGCTGGACGCGCTCTTCGGCGCACTTCGCGCCTATCTGGAGGGGACCTTCACGGACAAGGTCTTCGTGGTGAGCTTCATCTCCAATGTCCTGATCGCGGCCATGATCGTGTGGGTCGGTGACCTGATCGGGGTCGGCTCCCAGCTGTCGACGGCCGTCGTCGTAGTGCTGGGCATCCGCATCTTCACCAATTCGGCTGCCATCCGCAGAGCCCTGATCCATGCCTGAGCCGACGCCAAAACCCGACGGGCAGCTCGAGGCGGAGCGCAGCCACCGCGAGGTCCTGCGCTCGGAGTACCCGGCCTGGGACCGTCTGCTGTCGGACTTCTTCCGTCCCTCCACCGGTCAGGCGATCATGGCAGTCGTGCTCTGCCTCGTGGGCCTGCTGGTGGTCATGCAGGTCCGGGCCAAGAATGCCGACGACTCCCTGGGTTCGATGCGGCGCACAGACCTGGTCCAGCTGCTCGACCAGCTCAATGCGGAACAGGAGCGCCTCGGGCAGGAGTCGGCCCGGCTGGAACACACTCGCGAACAGCTCGCGAGCGGCGCGGATGCCCGCCGGGTCGCCGAGGCGGAGAACCGCAAGCGGCGCGACGAGCTGGCGATCCTCGCCGGAACCGCCCCCGCCAAGGGACCCGGCATCCGCATCACGATCGTCGATCCCCAGGGCAAGGTGGGAGCAGACCTGTTGCTCGATGCCGTCGAGGAATTGCGGGACGCCGGTGCCGAGGCGATCGAGATCGACGACCAGGTCCGGGTGGTGGCACAGACGTGGTTCTCCCAACAGGACGGTTCGCTGGTGGTCGACGGCCAGCAGGTCCGCACGCCGATCACGCTCGATGTGGTGGGGGAGCCTCACGCGCTGGAGGAGGGGGCGCGCTTCCGCGGTGGTCTGGTCAGTCAGGTTCAGGCCGAACAGGTCGGTGGGCACGTGTTGATCTCACGGCTGGAGAGCGTCCAGGTCTCATCCCTGCACCACGTCACCACGCCTCAGTGGGCCCGCCCTGCCTGACCCGAAGGGCGTGACGAGCGCAGCCTGACTAGGAGAATGTCTGTGAGGGCTGGCGTGCGAAGCCCATCTGGGCGTTAGGCTAGTGGCGCCCCCGACGGGCAACGTCGGGCAGACCTGCAAAGGAGCGATTGCGATGTCCCGTTTTCCCGAGGACCTGAAGTACAGCGAAGAGCACGAGTGGGTGCGCGCCGGCAACGGATCAACTGTTCGGGTCGGCATCACGGACTA from the Luteococcus japonicus genome contains:
- a CDS encoding ATP-grasp domain-containing protein encodes the protein MPTPMSAERSAPRPMVVFVDLGTMLSFDQLAACLHRRGIEVVHVTVADNLLARVSSRVLYDQSHYFSTPEDLDSILGALPAERVVDVQCPEFLLDDVIHAAHRAGFPGRVVEALEHRFTWRDKLVVSRALTEEGLPVPPVEPLLGLSGPQLVHDLGLPLVIKQRIGSGGEGVRIVFDVAQLDGVVDELGGDPEQLYAERFEPGETLCYAAAHHDGVVTEHAVYRTIQATAAEGPSSTIEVTDDPEVARVGDLLVRQMKGLGLVNLDLVRDKQGTPQVVDVNLRAWHSIVALGAAGHHFVESYLECLGVDFAQPRRPRPLHGREVHVFPDQTPRTGARWPTVRRFVGDWAGQRRVLPAKYVAVQLLLFLRRLL
- the thrS gene encoding threonine--tRNA ligase → MSTITIQREGQTTEQVIETTTTGLDLFGDDRSIVAMHVNGETQDLQRTLHEGDVVEPVLMTSDEGLSIVRHSAGHVTAQALQSIFVEAKLGIGPPISDGFYYDFQCEPLTPEDLKAVEKKATQIIKEKQRFVRRVVSEAEALEAEKDEPFKLELIQDKGGSNDEDGSSVEVGGAELTIYDNVRRDGSVAWYDLCRGPHVPHTGYINAFALTKSSAAYWRGDQAKAHLQRVYGTAWASREDLKAYQERLAEAAKRDHRKLGAELDLFSFPETLGAGLPVFHPKGGVIIREMEDYVRQAHVDNGFVYVKTPHISKEDLFFTSGHLPYYADGMFPAMDDNGTAYRLKAMNCPMHNEIFRSRGRSYRELPLRLFEFGTVYRNEKSGVLQGLTRVRTISQDDSHSYVTPEQAPEEIKHLLQFILKLLRDFGLDDFYLELSTRDEDGKKKDKFIGSDEQWATATEVLRQCAEESGLECVPDPGGAAFYGPKISIQAKDAIGRTWQMSTIQYDFNQPERFGLQFTASDGSHQQPVMIHSAKFGSIERFFGVLVEHYAGAFPAWLSPVQVIGIPVAGEFNEYLAEVLSQLEKRGVRVEMDTSDDRFPKKIRNATKQKVPFMLIAGGEDREAGAVSFRYRDGSQRNGLPVAEAVDQIVEWVESRRNDSPSAAEAEESQA
- a CDS encoding HIT family protein; translated protein: MAGVPDAFQRLWTPHRMAYIKGDSKPTDSTENQCPFCVKPQRPDDDGLIVHRGETCFVVMNLFPYSPGHLLVCPYRHISWYTDANEAEVAEMAVLTRTAMDVLMEVSRPAGFNIGMNQGEVAGAGIAAHLHQHVVPRWQGDSNFLPIIAQTKAVPQLLDDARQALAAAWPTTSKD
- the pgsA gene encoding phosphatidylinositol phosphate synthase codes for the protein MVERLRKGYAAAMTPAARLFMALRMTPDMVTWLGTLLVIVVSLWLVPAGHLWQAALAITFCVLTDGVDGQMARMTNHKSAYGAFLDSTLDRVADGAIFGAVALWYAGGGDSVLLAGAAIGALVMGQVTSYAKARGLALGFKVWGGLAARGDRLLALLLGMLLTGLGLWWAMPVALGYLLFASTWTVLQRMGQVKQQAREAEAQGIEVIDPQATVAAEHAGEQTLHRKERSQP
- a CDS encoding hypothetical protein (Acylates the intermediate (KDO)2-lipid IVA to form (KDO)2-(lauroyl)-lipid IVA), with translation MSRMGLALAVAGDVPPVLWRPMVQIASWAVALRPPRPLRQWQLNACVVTGTMPGRRDTARAAASWARNLFESTQLEHWSHEDIRASILVDDEDRARLLVAHREGGAVIALPHMASWDLAGAWACLEGMPVATVAEELEESEFAYFTRVRERLGMRIHGHRTPHILSLLEADARDGRLVCLVGDRNFGRGGVPVSWPTATGAVRVRMPGGAAHLSLTTGATLLGVACRYEGRRMRLVVSQPIAGGDVAGRTQGLADFFAAQVQQDVVDWHVLVRFFPGVVAR
- a CDS encoding glycosyltransferase family 4 protein, with the translated sequence MNDCLRVGLVCPYSFARAGGVQNHVLGLAGWLRSQGHSVSILAPGRPTAAMLHGAGLGATDFTSAGPAIPVSYNGSVARINFGPAAALRVRDWLKHGHFDLVHVHEPMTPSISLLALGRARVPLVATFHTATPGSRTMGLAYQLLPQAAERIDRSIAVSRTAARVAEAHGGPRSTVIGNAISVREHPLAECTARWRAGDHPRVTFVGRYDEPRKGLSVLLDALPVVRRRHPDLRVQVVGAGTARRTAGVQFTGPLDDRGRNEALATSDAYVAPHTGRESFGIVLLEALASGAPVVASDLPAFREVVSDEHGPVADLFRPGDPQALAEALLTSLARPRGQWERRGRRRAEAFDWSVVGPQVLEVYRNAAGSASSAAPRGRSPRLWV
- a CDS encoding CDP-alcohol phosphatidyltransferase family protein; its protein translation is MRGVRPAERSYDTDRVLTLPNVLSFLRLTGVPLFLWMILGPHADGWAVILLMFAGFTDWLDGTLARAWHQTSRLGQMLDPVADRLYIGSTLIALALRDVIPWWLVALLVARDLMMVALVPLLKTRGYTSLPVHLIGKAATFCLLYAFPLVLLGAGDSGVATLARVVGWSFAIWGSALYWWAGLLYVRQTWHLMQTPRIPR
- a CDS encoding DUF881 domain-containing protein, which produces MTQPSRSPAASMDLLASIQRNALEPDYRRARPGGEAGRRPALRVVGIALATGLLAMAAAQTSRSAPSAQAERTELLDRVRSAQVRQEESVARIASLDADVRRLQEENLVSSHDGDQTEGIVTGRVAVTGPGIVLDLDDALSATDGAQPARVTDQDLRRLVNGLWLSGAEAIAVNGHRITARTAIRQAGSAITVDYRSLNHPYRVEAIGDPRQLGSRLAAAPAGHWWNFLKDNYGLAYQVTTAEDLTLPADPGLGVSKARVDR
- a CDS encoding small basic family protein; the protein is MIALLGLVLGVLLGLWLEPSLPTALQPYLPIAIVAALDALFGALRAYLEGTFTDKVFVVSFISNVLIAAMIVWVGDLIGVGSQLSTAVVVVLGIRIFTNSAAIRRALIHA
- a CDS encoding DUF881 domain-containing protein produces the protein MPEPTPKPDGQLEAERSHREVLRSEYPAWDRLLSDFFRPSTGQAIMAVVLCLVGLLVVMQVRAKNADDSLGSMRRTDLVQLLDQLNAEQERLGQESARLEHTREQLASGADARRVAEAENRKRRDELAILAGTAPAKGPGIRITIVDPQGKVGADLLLDAVEELRDAGAEAIEIDDQVRVVAQTWFSQQDGSLVVDGQQVRTPITLDVVGEPHALEEGARFRGGLVSQVQAEQVGGHVLISRLESVQVSSLHHVTTPQWARPA